TAGCCACTTTTTTTTGATATTATAGTTGTGTTTTCACTTTGAATAAGTTTTCCACATCTTTATCTTATCCACAATTTGTGTATAACATGTGGACAGTTTTAATCACATGTGGGTAAATAGTTGTCCACATTTGCTTTTTTTGTCGAAAACCCTTTCTCAATACAAACGACGTTTTAGGTTTTAAAATCGTTTTCGTATAAATATACATTTTAATTTATTAGGTTGTACATTTGTTGCACAACCTTTATTCTTTTACCAACTTAGTAAAGGAGGGACACCTTTGGAAAATATCTCTGATTTATGGAATAGTGCCTTAAAAGAATTAGAAAAAAAGGTAAGCAAGCCTAGTTATGAGACATGGTTAAAATCCACAACGGCTCATAACTTGAAGAAAGACGTATTAACGATTACAGCTCCGAATGAATTTGCTCGTGACTGGCTAGAATCTCATTACTCCGAACTAATTTCAGAAACACTATACGATTTAACAGGGGCAAAATTAGCAATTCGCTTTATTATTCCCCAAAGTCAAGCTGAAGAGGACATTGATCTGCCTCCAGTTAAGCCGAATCCAGCACAAGATGATTCAGCTCATTTACCACAGAGCATGTTAAATCCAAAATATACATTCGATACATTTGTTATTGGCTCTGGTAACCGTTTTGCCCATGCAGCTTCATTAGCTGTAGCTGAGGCGCCAGCTAAAGCGTATAATCCACTCTTTATTTACGGGGGAGTTGGACTTGGAAAGACACATTTAATGCACGCAATTGGTCATTATGTAATTGAACATAATCCAAATGCAAAAGTTGTATATTTATCATCAGAAAAATTTACAAATGAATTTATTAACTCTATTCGTGATAATAAAGCTGTTGATTTTCGTAATAAATATCGTAACGTAGATGTTTTATTGATAGATGATATTCAATTTCTTGCTGGAAAAGAACAGACTCAAGAAGAGTTTTTCCATACATTTAACGCATTACACGAAGAAAGTAAACAAATTGTAATTTCTAGTGACCGACCACCAAAAGAAATTCCAACTTTAGAAGATCGTCTTCGTTCCCGCTTTGAATGGGGACTTATTACAGACATTACGCCGCCAGATTTAGAGACACGAATTGCGATTTTACGCAAAAAAGCAAAAGCTGAAGGGCTTGATATACCAAATGAAGTTATGCTTTATATCGCAAATCAAATTGATTCAAATATTCGTGAATTAGAAGGTGCACTTATCCGAGTTGTAGCTTATTCATCTTTAATTAATAAAGATATTAATGCTGATTTAGCAGCTGAAGCACTTAAAGATATTATTCCAAATTCTAAGCCGAAAATTATCTCTATTTATGATATTCAAAAAGCTGTCGGGGACGTTTATCAAGTGAAATTAGAAGATTTTAAAGCGAAAAAACGTACAAAATCAGTTGCGTTTCCTCGCCAAATTGCAATGTATTTATCGCGCGAGCTTACAGATTCCTCTTTACCAAAAATAGGTGAAGAATTTGGTGGACGTGATCATACAACAGTTATCCATGCCCATGAAAAAATCTCTAAACTACTAAAAACCGATACGCAATTACAAAAGCAAGTTGAAGAAATTAATGGTATTTTAAAGTAGTAGCTGAATAGTGTGAATAACTTACCTTGTTTTACGCACAGTCTATCCACATGTAGATAGACTGTTTTTACATCCTTTAGCGGGGTTATCCACATATCCACAAGCCCTATTACTATTACTACTATTTTTTATCTTTATTAATTAAATAAAATCTTATACTTACCGGAGGTTTTTCTTTATGCGTTTTACAATACAAAAAGACTATCTTGTAAGAGGTGTACAAGATGTAATGAAGGCAGTTTCTTCTCGTACAACAATCCCTATCCTTACAGGAATTAAAGTTGTAGCTACTGAAGAAGGGGTTACATTAACAGGAAGCGATGCTGATATTTCTATTGAATCGTTTATTCCAGTCGAAGAAAATGGAAAAGAAATCGTAGAAATAGCTCAATCAGGAAGCATTGTTTTACAGGCAAAATATTTTAGTGAGATTGTAAAAAAACTACCTAAAGACACTGTCGAAATTTCTGTGGAAAATCATTTTATGACAAAAATAAAATCTGGAAAATCAGAATTTAACTTAAATGGTTTAGATTCTGCAGAATATCCGTTATTACCACAGATTGAAGAACATCATGTATTTAAGATACCAACGGATTTACTTAAGCATATGATCAGACAAACTGTATTTGCAGTTTCTACTTCTGAAACAAGACCGATCTTGACAGGTGTAAACTGGAAGGTATATAACAGCGAGTTAACTTGTATTGCAACAGATAGTCATAGACTAGCACTTCGAAAAGCGAAAATCGAAGGACATAATATTGCAGATGAATTTCAAGCTAATGTTGTTATCCCAGGTAAGAGCTTAAATGAATTAAGTAAGATTCTAGATGAGTCTGAAGAAATGGTGGATATCGTTATTACGGAGTATCAAGTATTATTCCGTACAAAACATTTATTATTCTTCTCAAGATTGTTAGAAGGAAATTATCCAGATACAACACGTTTAATTCCAGCAGAGAGTAAAACGGATATTTTTGTGAATACAAAAGAATTCCTACAAGCAATTGATCGTGCTTCACTATTAGCGAGAGATGGCCGCAATAACGTTGTTAAATTATCAACTTTAGAGCAAGAAATGCTAGAGATTTCTTCGAATTCACCAGAAATCGGAAAAGTTGTCGAAGAAGTACAATGCGAAAAAGTAGATGGAGAAGAGTTAAAAATTTCTTTTAGTGCAAAATATATGATGGATGCATTGAAAGCTTTGGATAGTACAGAGATTAAAGTTAGCTTTACTGGGGCGATGAGACCGTTCTTAATTCGTACAGTAAATGATGATTCAATTATTCAATTAATTTTACCGGTTCGTACTTACTAGGTAAGGAATAAGGGTTGCTAGTTTAAAGATGCTAGTGGCCCTTATTTGATTTTTGGGTATTACTTTCCTAATGCTAGTTTATTTAGTACAATGAAAGAATGAACACTTTCAGAAAGTGAGCGATTTTATGAAACGTATTAAAATTTCAACAGAGTATATTACACTAGGACAATTTTTAAAGTTAGCTGATGTAATTGATACAGGTGGCGCTGTAAAATGGTTTTTACAAGAATATGAAGTGTACGTGAACAACGAACTTGAAAATAGAAGAGGTCGCAAACTATATGCGAATGATGTTATTGAAATTCCAGGAAGCGGAACTTTCCAAGTTCAGGCATAAAGGGGGAGCCCTTTGTTTATTTCAGAAATACAATTAAAAAACTATCGCAATTATGAAAAATTAGAGCTTTCCTTTGAAGATAAGGTAAATGTAATTATCGGCGAAAATGCGCAAGGGAAAACAAATTTGATGGAAGCTATTTATGTTTTAGCGATGGCGAAATCTCATAGAACCTCTAATGATCGCGAACTTATCCGCTGGGATGAAGATTTTGGTCAAATAAAAGGGAAATTACAAAAAAGAAACAGTTCTTTGTCTTTGGAATTAAATATTTCGAAAAAAGGTAAAAAGGCAAAATTAAATCAACTTGAACAACAAAAGTTAAGTCAATATATTGGCGTGATGAACGTTGTCATGTTTGCCCCAGAAGATTTAAATCTTGTAAAAGGAAGCCCTCAAGTAAGAAGACGCTTTTTAGATATGGAATTAGGACAAATAGCTCCTGTATATTTGTATGAATTAAGTCAATATCAAAAGGTGCTCACGCAACGAAATCACTTGTTGAAAAAAATGCAAGGGAATAGTAAGAATGAGGAAACGATGTTGGATGTATTTACACTTCAACTAATTGAGCATGGTGCGAAAATACTGCAAAAACGTTTTGAATTTTTGCATTTGCTACAGGAATGGGCAGCTCCAATTCATCGAGGTATAAGCCGTGGATTAGAAGAGTTAGAAATTGTCTATAAACCAAGTGTAGATGTATCAGAATCAATGGATTTGTCGAAAATAAAAGAAGTATACTATGAAAGTTTTCAATCTGTGAAACAACGTGAAATTTTCCGTGGTACGACTTTAATTGGTCCTCATCGTGACGATTTACAATTCTTCGTTAATAGTAAAAATGTTCAAGTCTTTGGTTCGCAAGGACAACAACGAACGACCGCACTATCCCTAAAATTAGCTGAAATTGAATTGATTTATTCAGAGGTTAAAGAATATCCAATCCTTTTGTTGGATGATGTTTTATCAGAATTAGATGATTATCGTCAATCACATCTTTTAAATACAATTCAAGGAAAAGTGCAAACATTTGTTACAACGACGAGTGTCGACGGAATTGAACACGAAACATTAAAAGAAGCGAAAACAATTCATGTAACGAACGGCACTGTAGATTGTGAAATAGATAGGGAATAACCCCTGTTTAAATGGAAAAGTAGGTGATCTTTGTGTCAATGGAACAAAAGCAAATGCAAGAAAATGCATATGATGAAAGTCAGATACAGGTGCTTGAAGGACTAGAGGCAGTTCGGAAACGCCCTGGTATGTATATTGGATCTACAAGTGGAAAAGGGCTTCACCATCTTGTTTGGGAAATCGTAGATAATAGTATTGATGAAGCACTTGCAGGTTATTGTGATGAAATTAATGTTAGTATCGAAGAAGATAATAGTATTCGTGTAACGGATAATGGGCGTGGTATTCCGGTTGGTATACAAGAAAAAATGGGACGTCCAGCTGTAGAAGTTATTATGACTGTTCTCCACGCCGGTGGTAAATTTGGCGGTGGCGGTTATAAAGTTTCTGGTGGTTTACATGGTGTTGGGGCATCGGTTGTAAATGCTCTATCAACAGAATTAGAAGTATTTGTACATCGTGAAGGTAAAATCCATTACCAAAAATACGAAAGAGGTATTCCGGTTGCGGATTTAAAAGTCATTGGTGACACCGATCAAACAGGAACAATAACTCGATTTAAACCAGATCCGGAAATTTTCCAAGAAACAACAGTATACGATTTTGATACGCTAGCAACTCGTATGCGTGAATTAGCGTTTTTAAATCGTAATATTAAATTAACAATTGAAGATAAACGTGAACATAAGCAAAAGAAAGAATTCCATTACGAAGGTGGAATTAAATCATACGTTGAGCATTTAAATCGCTCAAAACAACCGATTCATGAAGAGCCTGTGTACGTAGAAGGTTCAAAAGATGGTATTCAGGTTGAGGTTTCTCTTCAATATAACGAAGGATACACAAATAATATTTACTCATTTACGAATAACATC
This DNA window, taken from Bacillus cereus ATCC 14579, encodes the following:
- the dnaA gene encoding chromosomal replication initiator protein DnaA yields the protein MENISDLWNSALKELEKKVSKPSYETWLKSTTAHNLKKDVLTITAPNEFARDWLESHYSELISETLYDLTGAKLAIRFIIPQSQAEEDIDLPPVKPNPAQDDSAHLPQSMLNPKYTFDTFVIGSGNRFAHAASLAVAEAPAKAYNPLFIYGGVGLGKTHLMHAIGHYVIEHNPNAKVVYLSSEKFTNEFINSIRDNKAVDFRNKYRNVDVLLIDDIQFLAGKEQTQEEFFHTFNALHEESKQIVISSDRPPKEIPTLEDRLRSRFEWGLITDITPPDLETRIAILRKKAKAEGLDIPNEVMLYIANQIDSNIRELEGALIRVVAYSSLINKDINADLAAEALKDIIPNSKPKIISIYDIQKAVGDVYQVKLEDFKAKKRTKSVAFPRQIAMYLSRELTDSSLPKIGEEFGGRDHTTVIHAHEKISKLLKTDTQLQKQVEEINGILK
- the dnaN gene encoding DNA polymerase III subunit beta; its protein translation is MRFTIQKDYLVRGVQDVMKAVSSRTTIPILTGIKVVATEEGVTLTGSDADISIESFIPVEENGKEIVEIAQSGSIVLQAKYFSEIVKKLPKDTVEISVENHFMTKIKSGKSEFNLNGLDSAEYPLLPQIEEHHVFKIPTDLLKHMIRQTVFAVSTSETRPILTGVNWKVYNSELTCIATDSHRLALRKAKIEGHNIADEFQANVVIPGKSLNELSKILDESEEMVDIVITEYQVLFRTKHLLFFSRLLEGNYPDTTRLIPAESKTDIFVNTKEFLQAIDRASLLARDGRNNVVKLSTLEQEMLEISSNSPEIGKVVEEVQCEKVDGEELKISFSAKYMMDALKALDSTEIKVSFTGAMRPFLIRTVNDDSIIQLILPVRTY
- the yaaA gene encoding S4 domain-containing protein YaaA, whose product is MKRIKISTEYITLGQFLKLADVIDTGGAVKWFLQEYEVYVNNELENRRGRKLYANDVIEIPGSGTFQVQA
- the recF gene encoding DNA replication/repair protein RecF (All proteins in this family for which functions are known are DNA-binding proteins that assist the filamentation of RecA onto DNA for the initiation of recombination or recombinational repair.) translates to MFISEIQLKNYRNYEKLELSFEDKVNVIIGENAQGKTNLMEAIYVLAMAKSHRTSNDRELIRWDEDFGQIKGKLQKRNSSLSLELNISKKGKKAKLNQLEQQKLSQYIGVMNVVMFAPEDLNLVKGSPQVRRRFLDMELGQIAPVYLYELSQYQKVLTQRNHLLKKMQGNSKNEETMLDVFTLQLIEHGAKILQKRFEFLHLLQEWAAPIHRGISRGLEELEIVYKPSVDVSESMDLSKIKEVYYESFQSVKQREIFRGTTLIGPHRDDLQFFVNSKNVQVFGSQGQQRTTALSLKLAEIELIYSEVKEYPILLLDDVLSELDDYRQSHLLNTIQGKVQTFVTTTSVDGIEHETLKEAKTIHVTNGTVDCEIDRE